The Pseudomonadota bacterium region CCTGAAAATTCTTATAGACCATTCCATCCCTGTTGTCTATTATTATGAAGTCATTTCCACTTGCACTCATTTTAAAAAATTCCAATTTCAACACCTCGTTACACCTCCAAAAATGGCGGGATCGATTCTCCCCTTATCAGATCCTTGTACGTCTCCCTTTTCCTTATGACAAAAAACTCCTTTCCTTTTACAAGTACTTCTGCCACCCTCTTTCTTGAGTTATAGTTCGAAGCCATGGAAAAACCATAAGCACCTGCCCCTAAAACAGCTAATAACTCACCTGGTTCAAGGGACGGGATATCCCTATCCCTTGCAAAAAAATCCCCTGATTCACAAATAGGTCCGACTATGTCTACCCTCACATCTCTCCCATTATTCTTTTTCACAGGTATGATTTCATGGTAGGCATTATAGAGGGCCGGTCTCACAAGGTCATTCATGGCACCATCCACTACATAAAAGGTCTTTTCAGGTGTTTTTTTTACATAAAGAAGCCTCGTGATAAACACACCACTATTCCCGACCAGGACCCTGCCAGGTTCAAGTATTAAAGTAAGGCCTGTTCCCTTTAGTTCCTTTTCTATAACCTTTGCATAATCTTCTGGATGGGGTGGAAGCTCATCCTTGTATGTAATTCCAAGACCTCCACCAATATCAATATATTTAAGAGATATTCCATCCCCCTTAAGTTGAAGAATCATATCTTTCAAGGACCTCACAGCATCGACAAAAGGTGTAAGTTCCAGTATCTGCGAACCTATATGGGAGGATATGCCTACGGGCTTAAGATGCTTATCCCTGTTCATCCCTTTATAAAGTTTATAGGCATCATCCCACAGCACACCGAATTTATTCTTTTTCAGACCTGTCGTGATATAGGGGTGTGTTTTCGGGTCTATCTGGGGGTTTACCCTTATTGATACAGGCACCTTTCTCCCCATATGTATCGCCATATTTCTTATAGAGGCCAGTTCATCCTCTGATTCCACATTTATCATAAG contains the following coding sequences:
- the lysA gene encoding diaminopimelate decarboxylase, with product MHFFRYRDSKLYCEDVPIDAIVKAAGTPLYVYSYKTLARHLRVFDNAFKGIPHIICYSCKANSNIAILKVIERLGGGADIVSGGELYRALCARIPGKKIVFSGVGKTEEEIKSAIRSRILMINVESEDELASIRNMAIHMGRKVPVSIRVNPQIDPKTHPYITTGLKKNKFGVLWDDAYKLYKGMNRDKHLKPVGISSHIGSQILELTPFVDAVRSLKDMILQLKGDGISLKYIDIGGGLGITYKDELPPHPEDYAKVIEKELKGTGLTLILEPGRVLVGNSGVFITRLLYVKKTPEKTFYVVDGAMNDLVRPALYNAYHEIIPVKKNNGRDVRVDIVGPICESGDFFARDRDIPSLEPGELLAVLGAGAYGFSMASNYNSRKRVAEVLVKGKEFFVIRKRETYKDLIRGESIPPFLEV